The following DNA comes from Candidatus Nitrosocosmicus arcticus.
ATATCCGAATGTTTTAGATTTCCGAATTACAAAGGAACCCATTCATAAGTCAGTAGTTCTTATTGTCTCTTATGATTCCAATAAACAGAATCGATTTACTGAATTATATACAGAGCCTTTTATTCCGATGGGGATGCATCATCAACATATAGCTTACAAATTTAGATCAGACCCAAAACCAAAAAAGAGTAACGAAATTAAACAAGATGATCTTTTTGATTTAGAATATTCGAATTTTCTTAAATGGTGGAAATCAGCAGCTACAAACGGATAACTTAGGATATCACAAAAACGAAAAGATAATAGATCGTTCAATTAAAATTCGACCAACGGATGCTGTCAAACAATGCTTAATCAATCAAGGTTAAATGCATTTTAGTATGTCCGTGTTTGCAGTATTCATCAGGAATATATGATTTAATGAGCAAGGTAGATAACATAAAATTACTTGGTGGGATGATAAGACACTTGGTTACGAATCGTGGTAAATTGGATACAGTCTTTGATCTTGAAGATGGTTTCCGTGATACGATCTTTAGACCCGGCAAAGCATCGATCCATTCCTTTACAATTTCTAACGCGGTAACAAGTAAAACATTGATGTAAGGATCTATTGCTTTTAACTTATAATAAAGCTGAATTCCACTCATGTTTGGCATTCTGATATCCATATCACGAGCATAAAAATATGAATCTATTTCCATGAAATGCAGTGCGATGGCAGGATTTGAATAACTTTTGACGTTATACTTTTCGGTCCTTAGAAGGGACCCACAAATATGCAATATATCTTCATCTATAATTAGTATATTTTGTAAACCACTAATATTTTTCTCTGTTTTGATGGCAGGTGATACGCAATTGGTTAACTTAGAAACACTAAAGTTTCAATATTTTAATCCGCATACTGAACTAAATGGTATGAGGAGAGGTATATTATAACCCCAAATGCTGCTCACCAATTCATTAAATCTGATCTAGAATAGCATACCCTCATTATTTCTTTTCGAATGCTCATCAATTCCGTTCATTGTAATTTTATACTCGTCATTACCTATACGGGAAACAAAGCCGCCTACAATTAGATTTTCAAGGGCGATATCAAAATTAGATGAGCCCGTGCTCTCTGTTAAAAATGCACGCAATTCATCATCACTTGTCAATGGAGTTTGTTGATTGGATAGTGTAAATAATATCTCTAATATTTTATCTTCAATTTTAGGAATTGTTGCTTCGTTATCATCAGGGTTCTGAACTTTAGCCATGAATGTAGATATATATCTATTTATATAATTGCTTATAACTAATGAAACGATTTTTTTAAATTAATTGTAATAATACGGCTAGAAATTCAATTACCACATCCTTTGATGAAATCACGGTTATGCCGTAGTGAGTAAGCGTTGGGATAATTCCAGATGGCGTACCAATATTTAGCAAGAAGATATCATATTATCAATGTCCCTAAAGAAAGAGCATATTGTGTAACCATACTGCTGACAAAAAACAGGGATTCTTATGCGTTAATGAATATATGCTAAAGGTAAAACTATACAGGCATGAGCGAAAATGAAAAGGAATAGGCAGACAGTAGGCGATGAGGTCAATTTAGAAATCATGAATTAGATATTTTATAGCAAGGAGGTATTTACTTTTTTAGCAGACCCAAAGAGATCCCATTCATCAAAATAAACTCGGATGATATTTGATGGTTTTTATTATAGTTACTTCTCATCATAAACAAAGCAATAACTATAAATTCAAAAATTTACAAGAAAAGGTTTACAAAATGGAATTTTCGATAGTAGATGACTTGTCAACTCTGATTTAATTTTTTTCTTCGTAGTCACATTAATCTGGAACATTTTTACTACCTCACAAGTAAAATATTTATACTAGATTAACGATATTGTTAATATGTGTATTAAATGTGAATTATTGGATATTATTCGCAAATCTACGAAATTACAAAATCAAGAATCTTCCATATCGATAAAGTCACTATCCGATGGTCGAATATCAAACTGACCCCAGATTTATAAGAGTACAGCCTCATAAAGAGAAACCCGGATCATCAATTTGCCGTGACTTAATCATATTGTGATAGAAAACCACCGTTAGAACAAATAGAATTCGTTGATATGAGTAAGGGGCGTTAAAGTCTAGATTCATCTTTTAGAAGTAATTTGGAATCTTGTTTCTAAATCTATTAATATAAATACCACAATCCTGGGAATAAGTTTACTACATATAATCTGGTATATGGTTAAATACTTTTGAATACTTATACATTCACTACGTCCACAACTGGTAGAAACTGATATCAATAACCCATTATCCAAAGTTGAAACTAAGAGCAACAAGGACTGTAAATTTTAGTAACGCGGTGAAGAGATTGTTAGGATGTAATACTTAGTAGATTTTTAAAATCTTTAATTTACACGTTTCTATTAATTAACCGGTAGATGATCAAATCACGACAGATTGTATGACTGATGAAATACGAGGATATTCGATACTGATATCTAGTCAATAACCTTAGAAATGTCTTAAGTATTTGAGTCATGTTTTTAAATATATAGATGTCGAATAACACTGGAAGAGGGGCAACACCGAGAGATATACCAGCACATGGGTTGCCGGCCGCAAATCCCCGAGGCTATTTAGAGCCTGTCGCTTTCTTTAACGACGCCATGCCAACAGGGGTAACAGTATCTCATAAAGGACGTATTTTTGTAAACTTTCCAAAATGGGGAGATGATGTCAAATGCACTGTTGCAGAAATTCGCGGTGGTGAAATCGTCGCTTATCCTGATGAGTCAATAAATCAAACTAATCAAGAAGATCTCGCTTCAACATTAGTGTCTGTTCAATCTGTAGTTGTTGATCCAGCAGATCGGTTATGGATTCTTGACACCGGAAGCCCGTTGTTTAAACCTACTGAATATGGAGGACCAAAATTGGTTTGTGTAGATCTAGACACAAATAAAGTGGTAAAAAAGATTCTCTTTCCCCAAGCAATAGCTTTACCAACTACTTATTTAAATGACGTCCGCTTTGACTTACGTAGAGGCACTCAAGGTATGGCCTTTATTACAGATTCGGCCCAGAACGGACCAAACGGAATCATTGTGGTCGACCTTTCATCCGGCGAGAGCTGGCGTCGACTCAATGATCATCTATCAACTAAACCCGAGGATATTCGAACCTTTCTTCCCATTGTAGAAGGCAGGCCCTTTATAGATCATCAACAAGATGGAACATGGAAACAGAGTGCT
Coding sequences within:
- a CDS encoding response regulator, whose product is MKTEKNISGLQNILIIDEDILHICGSLLRTEKYNVKSYSNPAIALHFMEIDSYFYARDMDIRMPNMSGIQLYYKLKAIDPYINVLLVTALEIVKEWIDALPGLKIVSRKPSSRSKTVSNLPRFVTKCLIIPPSNFMLSTLLIKSYIPDEYCKHGHTKMHLTLID
- a CDS encoding L-dopachrome tautomerase-related protein: MSNNTGRGATPRDIPAHGLPAANPRGYLEPVAFFNDAMPTGVTVSHKGRIFVNFPKWGDDVKCTVAEIRGGEIVAYPDESINQTNQEDLASTLVSVQSVVVDPADRLWILDTGSPLFKPTEYGGPKLVCVDLDTNKVVKKILFPQAIALPTTYLNDVRFDLRRGTQGMAFITDSAQNGPNGIIVVDLSSGESWRRLNDHLSTKPEDIRTFLPIVEGRPFIDHQQDGTWKQSASMGADGIAINSDGSRLYYCPLGSRKLFSVATDALANRDTSEQEVATTISDHGDKGGAADGLESDSGGNIYSTNYEHNAILRLKHYDGKWETVVYDPRLLWPDTLSLATDGYLYVTANQLHRQARYNKGKDLRVKPYTLFRIRVDAQPVLLR